Proteins co-encoded in one Elusimicrobiota bacterium genomic window:
- a CDS encoding AP2 domain-containing protein yields the protein MLNGKPYESYSEYFNWKGMRYRCNCVTDKAYPYYGGRGITVSDEWNSSFEAFIKDMGFKPSKNHSLDRIDNDKGYSKENCRWATKTQQVINTRIQKTNKSGIKGVFYRNRDLRWIASIDFKNEKIHLGSYRTLFDAACARKSAIDGHKLIGKKLQHRTRWYTSHDWSDWIDIPTVKEEK from the coding sequence ATGTTAAACGGAAAACCATACGAGAGTTACAGTGAATATTTTAATTGGAAGGGAATGCGATATAGATGTAATTGTGTTACAGATAAAGCATATCCTTATTATGGCGGGCGAGGAATCACTGTGTCCGATGAATGGAATTCTTCATTTGAGGCTTTTATAAAAGACATGGGATTTAAGCCATCTAAAAATCATTCTCTTGACCGGATTGATAATGACAAAGGGTATTCAAAAGAAAATTGCAGATGGGCAACAAAAACACAGCAAGTTATAAATACAAGGATACAAAAAACTAATAAATCAGGGATAAAGGGTGTTTTTTACAGAAACAGGGATTTGAGATGGATTGCATCTATAGATTTTAAAAATGAAAAAATACATCTAGGCAGCTACAGGACATTATTTGATGCTGCTTGTGCAAGGAAATCGGCGATTGATGGGCATAAGCTTATAGGGAAAAAGTTGCAACATAGAACAAGGTGGTATACCTCCCATGACTGGTCTGACTGGATTGATATTCCCACTGTGAAGGAAGAAAAATAG
- a CDS encoding XRE family transcriptional regulator, with protein sequence MERNRSAGGHVPSITEIKRARGALSQRIAASVVYTNERTWRTYELGKSRMHPSMWELFLIKVDKV encoded by the coding sequence ATGGAGCGTAACCGATCTGCTGGCGGCCATGTCCCGTCAATCACTGAAATAAAACGTGCTAGGGGTGCTCTATCTCAACGTATAGCGGCTTCTGTAGTCTATACCAATGAGCGTACATGGAGGACTTACGAATTAGGCAAGTCCAGGATGCACCCGTCAATGTGGGAATTATTCTTGATAAAGGTTGACAAGGTTTAA
- a CDS encoding ERF family protein, with protein MSVHKKLMDARIKLQNMPLKKSGVNKFSNYDYFELGDFLPQTQQIFAEVGLCGTVSFSAEKATLCVTDGDSGYITFECPMATAALKGCHDVQNLGASMTYIRRYLWVNALEIVEHDSLDATTGSENKGKGVHKPTANELFQPDEEELKYLNEIVEGVKWLKDDYAAAADLLAGHNLDADEKTWIWDKLDSKVRSGIKKYNQELKEKEGK; from the coding sequence ATGTCTGTTCATAAGAAGTTGATGGATGCAAGAATTAAATTACAAAATATGCCTCTTAAAAAGAGTGGGGTTAACAAATTCAGCAATTATGATTATTTTGAATTGGGAGACTTCCTGCCGCAGACTCAGCAGATTTTCGCTGAAGTTGGATTGTGTGGGACTGTTTCCTTTTCAGCAGAAAAAGCAACGCTTTGTGTTACAGATGGAGATTCTGGCTATATTACTTTTGAATGCCCAATGGCAACAGCGGCTCTTAAAGGTTGCCATGACGTGCAGAACCTTGGCGCTTCCATGACGTACATCAGGCGTTACTTATGGGTGAATGCTTTGGAAATTGTAGAACACGATTCTTTGGATGCAACAACAGGAAGTGAGAACAAAGGCAAAGGAGTTCATAAGCCTACTGCTAATGAATTATTCCAGCCAGATGAAGAAGAACTGAAATACTTGAATGAAATTGTGGAAGGAGTGAAATGGCTTAAAGATGATTACGCAGCAGCCGCCGATTTACTGGCAGGCCATAACCTAGATGCAGATGAAAAGACGTGGATTTGGGACAAGCTAGACAGCAAAGTACGATCAGGGATTAAAAAATACAATCAGGAACTTAAAGAAAAGGAAGGTAAATAA